The following proteins come from a genomic window of Nothobranchius furzeri strain GRZ-AD chromosome 1, NfurGRZ-RIMD1, whole genome shotgun sequence:
- the LOC129160750 gene encoding uncharacterized protein, which yields MNPPERTQQTYQMYRYYGDPETCWAFIQDCAGCLDWSSSEFNKVSFLVLCLGGRALRWAAQYLDIQPIEEVSFWPIAKELLVTFSRKSQQSSTHPSTTLICRTSIPSPGPDSTASASPVGCHSSSPSASAGAITAPPMGQATTTSPVPDCAAASSPVGCHSSSASAGAIAAPPMGRATTPSPVPDNAVASFPVGCHSSPSSVPTSIIPASPMSRTSPPRRNRRRLHPPAQFKALSKTVLRSGRSRRLRLQGLRLQCLHLQDLSLQGLGLQGLCLQGLRLQGLRLFQSPLCSLSQRLRLQGLCLQDLQSFRCSLSQRLRLQGLRLQDLQSFRCSLLQCPRLPRGKCPRLLSPCLQSLPLRSLPLRSLPLRSLPLRSLPLQKLPLQVLPLQVLPLQGPPLQNLPLQGPPLQRPFVSLLLSPRLFGLLSPLCPVSWFSVAGPPEPPGPVSCFPPRLVSRRFFFFNFCSPIGPSRFLHFWILVAWTFVPKNKGFLRFFYLPCVIWSLYIFGSYLLLAHNSPRCAVPSVCRDPKHLWTGEVGAVVNYWIFGQRSSDLLLRIHQEGLRNGGLFAALLDSTFPFIHHGASFDPIFQPSFLPDPLIIDFVSLLHLASRLALACPRPRFSPAPLTCLPRPPRKSLAGINALQAKLGAKKPRIAWISTDKAAAIESGSRIWIWICNTDLSPQTTQAFFSVVESLMLTCDVVLSGFPNPRVSQSVFYRKLMQEIGPLLKDPHKQAPKPRTTDLVQQLDPSLRQVLKYQYQYQSRIMQFPHAALIFSFFDAFQFLLLMHRCLKCILSIYPRGSQIGGPHKIAGVPHNFVFAEIEQQPEPRAAQTFLSPATWAGSSGGNPKAGRTLCDVFTRSIQLHLKLD from the exons atgaacccaCCAGAGAGGACCCAGCAGACCTACCAGATGTACCGATACTATGGAGACCCTGAGACCTGCTGGGCATTCATCCAGGACTGTGCGGGGTGCTTGGACTGGAGTTCCTCGGAATTTAACAAGGTGTCGTTCCTGGTGCTTTGCCTGGGAGGCAGAGCCCTGCGGTGGGCCGCCCAATATTTGGACATTCAACCCATAGAAGAGGTCTCCTTTTGGCCCATCGCAAAGGAGCTTCTGGTGACCTTCAGCCGCAAATCACAACAGTCCTCCACACACCCCTCCACGACTCTGATCTGCCGAACCTCCATCCCCTCACCTGGTCCTGACAGCACTGCCTCTGcgtctccggtgggctgtcactCCTCATCTCCCTCTGCTTCAGCTGGCGCCATCACGGCACCTCCGATGGGCCAAGCTACCACAACCTCGCCTGTTCCTGATTGCGCTGCCGCATcttctccggtgggctgtcactCCTCCTCTGCTTCAGCCGGCGCCATCGCAGCACCTCCAATGGGCCGAGCCACCACACCCTCGCCTGTTCCTGACAATGCTGTTGCATCGTTtccggtgggctgtcattcctccccatcctccgTTCCCACCAGCATCATCCCCGCCTCTCCGATGAGCCGGACCTCTCCACCACGACGCAACCGCCGCCGGCTCCATCCGCCAGCTCAGTTCAAGGCCCTCTCCAAGACCGTTCTCCGGTCCGGCCGGTCCAGGAGGCTACGCCTCCAGGGTCTCCGCCTGCAGTGTCTACACCTGCAGGACCTGAGCTTGCAGGGCCTAGGCTTGCAGGGCCTATGCTTGCAAGGTCTGCGCCTGCAGGGTCTACGCCTCTTCCAGAGTCCACTCTGCAGTCTCTCACAGAGACTACGCCTGCAGGGACTATGCCTGCAGGACCTCCAGAGTTTTCGCTGCAGTCTCTCACAGAGACTACGCCTACAGGGACTACGCCTGCAGGACCTCCAGAGTTTTCGCTGCAGCCTCCTGCAGTGTCCTCGCCTGCCGAGGGGAAAGTGTCCTCGTCTCCtgagtccctgtctccagagcctCCCTCTTCGGAGTCTCCCTCTTCGGAGTCTCCCTCTTCGGAGTCTCCCTCTTCGGAGTCTCCCTCTTCAGAAGCTCCCTCTTCAGGTCCTCCCTCTTCAGGTCCTCCCTCTTCAGGGTCCCCCTCTTCAGAATCTCCCTCTTCAGGGTCCCCCTCTTCAG AGACCCTTTGTCAGCCTCCTCCTGAGTCCTCGTCTCTTTGGCCTCCTGAGCCCCCTGTGTCCCGTCTCCTGGTTTTCCGTCGCCGGTCCCCCAGAGCCTCCTGGTCCTGTCTCCTGTTTTCCCCCTCGTTTGGTCTctaggaggttttttttttttaatttttgttcgCCAATAGGTCCCTCTAGGTTCTTGCATTTTTGGATTTTGGTTGCATGGACATTTGTGcctaaaaataaaggatttttacggtttttctacctGCCCTGTGTCATCTGGAGTCTCTACATCTTTGGGTCctacctcctcctggctcacaaT agtcccagatgcgcggttccatccgtctgtcgtgacccgaaacatctctggactggagaagtcggtgctgttGTCAACTACTGGATCTttggccagaggtcatccgacctcttacttcggatccaccaagagggtctccgaaacgg TGGCCTCTTTGCTGCTCTTCTTGACTCCACCTTTCCCTTTATCCATCATGGAGCAAGCTTCGACCCG atcttccagccttcctTCCTGCCTGACCCATTGATCATCGACTTTGTTTCCCTCCTCCACCTCGCTTCACGTCTGGCCCTCGCCTGTCCTCGACCACGTTTCTCGCCTGCTCCTCTAACCTGTCTC cctcgccctccacGG AAGTCTCTGGCAGGAATAAATGCCTTACAAGCCAAACTCGGGGCAAAAAAGCCCAGGATTGCTTGGATTAGCACAGATAAGGCTGCTGCCATAGAGAGTGGCAGCAGGATTTGGATTTGGATCTGCAATactgatttatctccacaaacaacacaagcgttTTTCagtgtggtggagtcgctaatgctaacg tgtgacgtagttcTGTCAGGCTttcctaatcctagagtttcacagtctgttttctatcggaagctgatgcaggagattggt CCCCTCTTGAAGGATCCCCACAAACAAGCACCAAAACCACGGACAACTGACCTCGTCCAGCAATTAGACCCGTCCCTCAGACAAGTGCTCAAG TACCAGTACCAGTACCAGTCAAGAATCATGCAGTTCCCACATGCAGCTCTGATTTTTAGCTTCTTTGATGCATTCCAGTTCCTCCTCCTGATGCACAGAT GTTTGAAATGCATCTTGTCCATCTATCCCAGGGGTTCCCAAATTGGGGGTCCCCACAAAATTGCAGGGGTtccccacaattttgtctttgctgagatt GAGCAGCAGCCTGAGCCGAGggcggcccagactttcctctccccagccacttgggccggctcctccgggggtaatcctaaagccgggcggacactgtgcgatgtTTTTACTCGTAGtattcagctccatctcaaactaGACTAG